Genomic DNA from Telopea speciosissima isolate NSW1024214 ecotype Mountain lineage chromosome 2, Tspe_v1, whole genome shotgun sequence:
GGCTACAACAggatcgggttgggccgggttttatagaaccctagcccaaccctgagtccccttagctgggcctaggccGACCTGAACCTGACTCAgagcctgaaaaatccaaccttgacctaccctcagggtcgggtcgggccgggctgaccctgattagccctgatcatggggagggggaaggaaatgcatgggctgaaTGGGCctaggagaaaattatcaattttatataaaataacattataataaaatgtattatatcacttattatcttcatacataatatattatataacaaattaTGGGTggcatttaaagtttataatatatatattatatcaatgtatattttatagtataacttaaaacagggttgggccaggcttagttcgaggcctcaaccctggcccgacccgaccctgactcagggctagaaatttccagccctgactcgccctcagggccaaatatctcagcccagatcCTGTTCGGGCCAGGTCAGGTTCaagccaacagggccaaacttgcacccctaatcgAGACCACTTGGCACATATTCCTCtcatgtgattgggttaaacatataTGGGCTGCTGGTCCTTTGGATTGAGAACCTAGTTTCTCTCCCACCCCTCCTTGGAAGATTTATGCATTTCTACTCTGTTGCATCGCAAGCTTGATAAGTCCTCTCTGAATTGGTTTATTTTTTCGGTCTTTAtaataacttgttattttatttggagtaCTCAAAATTGCGTTGTTTAAGTCTTAGAAAAGCCTAATCCCTTGAAAATTATGGGGAGCATTGAGCGTTGGTTGAAGGATCTTAACTTATCCCCACCCTGCATTTCTTCCCTTGATGTAATTAATTCTAATGAGTATATTTTCCCTGTCACTACCCTTACTCCTTTACCTGTTTTAAATTCTCCTATTTTGGTATGTGCAAAATCCAATTCCAAAGACTTAACTGCTTCTGATTGGGCTTTCagcattttgttagatggaaAATTTGATCGTTGTACGTTACATCATTCCTCATCATGATTTGGGACCCGAACTCTTTAGCATTGCAGCAGGCTTTGATCATGCTATGAAGCTGGGGCTAAaggtgaaagaagtttggtACTCGAACAACATGTTGCCCAGTCTTCTTCAATCTCCAACTGGATCTACATGGCCTTGGCCATTGATGCattattttttggatattttggatCGATTTAATGGGCATAGTTTTGTATATACTAAGGACCCTTCATTGTTGACCCTATCTACTTTCTGGGCTCACAAAGCCCGGATGAACAAATCCTCTTTTGTCCATAACAGCAGATCCTCTTTTGACCCTAGTAGCAGatgtaattttattattttttaaatccaaGAAATTTGGTTGCAAAGTAACATAAAATTGAataatcaaatttaaaatgatTTGGACATAGTGCCAAGGTTTCCTagtctttagcaaaaaaaaaaaaaaaaaaaaaaaagagttagtGACACAGTCACATTAGGTAATAATTACAATTGTTTTTTAAAAGTTGGATTGAATTTCAGTTCCAttctctttatttcccttgcaatcaTACCAAACCTAtgcaaaaatcttcaaaaattatatatataaacaaacatGCAATATGGTAGCAGGTTCTTCAATCTCCAATCACAAATAGAATAAGGATCCACATAAACTTCATTGATCAACAAAAGCATCCCGTGAACACAGTCACCTAATCAAAGTAGAGCtaaaaaatgtattattaaataaaatataaattttaagTAGGTTCGACAATCATATTAGGAATGATTATAgagattttcattttcttttttaaaaccaATTTCACGTCCCTTTACTTGCAACCAGATGGAGCTGTAGGTCTTCTTTTGGCTTCTGATAAATTATATTCAATCCTTTAGATTCTTTCAAACAACAAACAAATACATCTCAAGTGTCTATCTTGTAGGTTATCGACGCAGCTCAAAAGGAGGAAATTAAAGGCTagtaagataaaaaaaaatgaagaaaagtacACGTAATAAGAGTTAGAGGGGACCACTTAACTCTAGATCTCTGGGGGACTCACTCAACCCAAGTGTAGAACTCACTCGCAATATGAGAAACTCAAACTCATAATAGGGGCTCACCATATGATACACCCATAAGTTCCAAAAATACAAATTGTCGACTCTATCACTTCaaaccaatatatatatatatggaaggGAAATAAGAGTTACTGGAAAAGAGCTGTTAGAATGCATCTATTCATCTATTGGAATATAACCATTGAAATAGAGCTGTAGGAGATGCCTTGGAAAGGGTGCATTTTCAAAAAGAACTGTTGTTTCAGAAAAATGTTGAAAGAGAGTGATACAAGTAAATATTACCCACTCATAAGCGGCTGACACATGTTTAGTATCTCCCTTGGTTCTCTAGATAAGCCAAGTCCCCTATGATACTGAGATTCTTCTTCCTCACCAAGTACTTCCACCATATCAGGATCTTATCTCTAGGACTCTCTGTGATAATCTCCCTTTTATATCAGACTCTTACAAGGATTCAACTTCCTTGGGGAGGATACTTACCAATATTGGACTCCCAGCTGCACCAACTTCTGGTTGGCAACGGAGTTCTACCCTAATATAAAGGTCAACACCAAAGTAAGGGGATCAACGTTTACTCTCGTACGCAATTACTCTGCAAAATTTTGTCATTTCTTGGAGAactaacttaagcatcagagaATCCCCCAGAGTCCGCTCTGGTGCTCTCTTATGCCCTTTACTTCCTAGCTTTGCAGGATAGTTCGTCCATATCAGCCTGATTGGTTTTCTACCAcaacaaagaggaagaaagtgATATAGGCATTAAATGCTCATCATCATAACTACGCCAATTATCATTTTCTAAGTTACAAATTTAACCCAAGTTATACATTTTTTGATTCGTATGGTACGACAAACAACCAGTATACAAGTATATCGACAATTTTAGAGGATGAAGTAAAGAAAAAGTTTCCAAgtcatcctttttctttttaattttattttttggtgcaAGATTCCAAGTCATCCAATTTATGTGGCATTCTATGTCAAAGGATTTTTCTCCTAGGAGTAGCCAATCAACACCAAAACTTAGCACCATACCTACACAACCGATAGCTTAGATTTCTTCCATCCAACCTTACAGTTTTCTAAGCATGCTCTAAACATGACCACATTAATAACTATAATAAGGTACTTTAGAGTTGGAACATGTACGCCATTGGTATTCCTAGAACAAGTCAAAATCATTTGGTGAGACACTTCTACAATTTCGATATAGATATACCTAAATTCCCATGGATGAAAGAGACAAAGATTTGGTTGGTGATAATAACCGTATAAcaacctttatttattttttattttttttggaattggaggtTTATGGCTTTTGGTCAACTAATTCCCCCACGGCTCGTGTACGATCCCGCAACACACGAATCAGGAGATACTGGAgcccccatgttcaccagggagTTTTCTCTCAGATGCATGGGAGGCCTCAAGGGGGGAGGCAGAGTCGAACTCTAgaccttcagcttccttaggcCTCGTCCTTTATCAACTGCGCTGCCCCTTGGggttttttttaagattttctTACTATTAAAAGCAGGAAATGACCAATCATCTTGCCATATCATGCATACCACTAAGGGAGGTGCtcaatatgagagagagagaaagagagagagagttaattGAGGCGCACTACTTTTTCTCTAGGACTTGTAATATGTCAAATATTTAAGTTAATTATCATATTCTTCATAATGTCAAAGCTATAATAACTAATAAGTAGTATTTGCAAACTCTTTCAGACTTAATTAATCTTAATTAAGTTGATGGATTATTTTGTAGCAAAGAGTACTCCAAGGCCGGCAGTTCATGGTTGACACaagaaaaaatatcattaaAAAGCACCGAAGggaagggagggagagagggtCGTCGCTCCTGTGGCCACCCAACAAGTCCTTTTCATCAGATCGTGATGAGCATTAATTCCATTCTATAGATATATGAACTTGTCATCCGTAGTAGTTCTGTACTCTgtaacaacaataacaacaacctCAACCTCAACAAGGGTCGTCTTATATTAAATAACATctcaaaataatattttttttcttatgaaaaACTATAGTGTAATTTTTTGCAAAACCCAATATAATGGAGAATAAGAAATAACCTCAATTACATAAGagttaaccttttttttttttttttttttaaattatgcaAGTAAAACCCCCATATTAGGGATTCATCGCCAAATCTAATGCAAAAGTTTCTACAATTTCACCATCTATGAGATGAGAAAGAAATCTAAACAATTTAAGATTTGGACAATAATCACTTGCCCTCTagtactagtttttttttttttttctttttttttttcccaacccTTTTTATCCCTCTTCTTTCAATCCCATGCACAATGTACGTACGTTGAGCTAAAAAATAATTACGTagactccatttttttttttcccatgcaAAAAGGccagaaaggaaaattttccacCTCTAAGATATGACTTTCCACTCTTTGTTAATGTAAAAtgtacaaaaaagaaaaaaagacagactaaaaaataagaaattttcaCATGAAATATTATTTGTAAGAAAATTTTACAATGAAacaagggaaaaggttctttgagcagTCAAAAAAAGGTACACTAGCAACtttgtatctatctctcttcttttcataAGAAATGACCTTGCTGTCCTCCAATATATGATACCGTTTCATTGTTATGTTATCCTTCTATAccacttgctcaaagaaccctctaCCACACGAAACAAATTAATAAGGCCATAAGAGATGGTTTCCCCTCAAAGTCCTCCTTTCATTTCCCACATATAAGTTGTGGGTAATGGGTCCCACCCATGCCTTTCTTCTCTACATATATCTTATTCAACAATCCCCATCATGAACAGTGAAATGCGTTTCTTCTTCCATTGCCATATAAAAAGGGTAGCTGTGTAACCTATTTAAATCAGCAAAATCTTCATGGAAGTCTAGCTTTTAAATAGAAATTACTAAGGCCTGGCCACATATATTGTTTCTgtctttgttcttttatttttttcatctgGTTAAGCTATTACACATTTGAGTACTAGATGGCTCTCCAAGTGGAAGACTTTCCAGTTGAAGTACTTAACAAAGGAGGAAAGACAGCTTATGACACCATATTCGCTAAAAGTTTCAGTCAGTATGAACAGAAAAAGTTTGGTTATGGAGCACTAATTGGTTGCTTCATTATCACATTCAGCTTCTTCACTATTCTAAAACCCCAACTGAGTTCCCTACCAATTTGTAAGTTCTCCTTGTGCTACTACATTTTGTTATTAGACCCAAAGTTCCTATGGTTTCTGTTATGATCTAAGtgcaatgatttttttttttactgactATTATAAGGCTTTCAGTGAATTTGAGGCATTCCATGAATACTGTTCTACCTATGCAAGTGAAGGAAGACAGAAGCAATTCTCAGCATCAAATGACTACAACAAAGATGTCTGTTTTAAAAGGTTAGTTATCCAATTTCGGAACTTGGGAAGAGCAAATTTCTCAAGAAAGAATTAGAAAGCTTAAAGAAAGATGCCAATAACCTAATTTAGCTGGCTCAATAAGCATGGAGCAGGAGCTAAAACAGCtcggggcaggcctaaaatgataataggagaagttgtgaggaaggacatgcatagtctaggtttgtatcaagtatatataacctcggatagagcccattggagggcaagaatccatgtagcagatcccatttagctgagattctcctgaatTGTTAGGCTGTGcctttttcctcttactttccgCCTTCatcttttatgtttttcaatttattttctaTCCTACAtgtgtcattttccatttttcatttctcatctcattcctcatctcttcattcccttttttcttgtttacaCCCTgttttctctactttgttttgttcgGATCCATGTACCCGAccctattaagttgggataaggctgagtttattgttgttgtaataAGCATGGCAATTATAAGCTTCCAATGATCTCTGACTAGTATCTTACTGGTTAATTTAACTAATTTCTCCTTTGTAGGAATTGCGGAGCGTAAAGTGAAACAAGAGATCATCAAACCAATCTGCAATCTTTTAGACCCAAGATCAGATTCATGTGAAGTCAAGGGAGAGATTAGAATTCATGGGAATTCCTCCACCATCTTTGCTGTTTCCTCTCAGATAAATTCATTGGAAGGAAATGGTTCATGGGCTATCAGACCTTATGCTAGAAAGGGGGATAATATAGCAATGAGCCATGTTAAGGAACTGTCAGTGAAAACATTAGGTGGTGAAGGAGTTCCTCATTGCACTGTAAATTATAGTGTTCCTGCCATTGTTTTCTCAATTGGAGGATATGCAGGAAACTACTTCCATGACTTCACCGATGTATTAATTCCTCTTTTTGTAACTTCTTATCAATTCAATAGGGAGGTTCAATTCCTCATAACTGATTTAAGATCTTATTGGATTGATAAGTACCAAACAATCCTGAAACAGCTCTCAAGGTTTGATGTAATTGACATTGATAAGGATCATGACACTGTTCGTTGCTTCCCACATATGATCTTGGGTCTTAAAGCTAGCAAGGAATTCAGTATTGACCCTTCAAAATCTCCTAATGGTTACTCCATGACAGATTTTGGACAGTTCTTAAAGAGGGCCTATTCATTGAAGAAGGCTACTGCCATCAAGATCAGTGATCATATAAATAGGAAGCCTCGGCTTCTGATCATATCGCGAAAGAAAACCCGATCATTAGCTAATGAAGGTGAAATAGATGAAATGGCAAGAAGCTTGGGGTATGAAGTAGTTGTAGAAGAGGCAAGATCAGATGTTTCAATGTTTGCACCTGTTGTGAACTCCTTTGATGTGTTAATGGGTGTTCATGGAGCTGGTCTCACTAACCTTGTCTTCCTTCCTGCCAATGCAATAGTTATCCAAATAGTACCTTTGGGACTGGATTGGTTGTCTATGGATGATTTTGGAAAGCCTGTTTTGGATCTGAATCTAAGGTATTTGGAGTATAAGGTAAAAAAAGAGGAGAGCTCCCTAATACAACAGTATCCACTTGATCATGCTGTCTTTGGGGATTCTGATTCAATATGGAAACAAGGATGGTTACACTTCAGGTCCATTTACCTGGACAAACAAGATGTGAAACTTGATGTGGGTAGGTTTAGATCTACATTGTTAGAAGCCCTTGAGCTTCTCCATCACTAGACTGGATGGAATTGTCATGAAGACATCTGGTTTTTCTTGAAAACTACATATAAACAGAAAAGGGAAATATAGATTTATGTACATACTGATCTCATTGTTATTGTCTTCtcaacaatttatcatataccaAACATATTAATGCAAGCTGGTCTCCTTAATCTTGAAGGATTGGCAGTTTCTATTCAGTTTTCTTCCATTATGGTTTTATACTTTGTTGGGTTAGCCTATAAGTTCCTCATCCATGTTCCCTTTCACAATTAGAaaagtggattttttttctttcttttcatttaaaaagaaaaaatgtaatTAAATGCCACAAAGGGGCGCACAAAGTTTACCAAGCTATAATGAAATGTGAAATATAAGTGGGAATTGCCAAAAGCTTCCCAACATAGATTTTCTAAGCCAAATTGAAAAGGACCAGTTTCTCCAGCCATGGAGAGAATCTCCTCATCACTATAAAGATTTGACCCTTGATTAAAATGGGGAAGAATATTTTTCATCCCGTACAATAGTCCAATCAGAAGGTCATATTAAGAGATTCTTCATTCTCCACGGATGAGGGAAAacttaatcaaattaaaaattCCTTCTTATTTGTATGGGGTGATGTTCTCTGCCCGGGAGCACATCTAGGTGTAGgctacgcccaaacacatggggtggggTTTGGGTCATTCAGGGGGTAGGccagtcattttgcccacccccatgtgtctgggtgcaccCAGTGCCAAGTACTTTATCCCTATTTATATATTGGATTAGATTAACAAAATCCCATGAATGCTACTTCAGGGTGAGGTGTGAAGCCAAAACCCCAACGTCGTTGCAAGGGGAAAAAATCAGGcaagttccccccccccttggaATGGCAGTCAGAGATACAAGTTTAAAGTGTAGTACAAATTAGAAGTAAACATCACCTACAGTCGCTATTTTGGTTTCCAACTTCAATATATTTGAAGTGAGTAATGATATTTATTTTCGAATACAAAAGAATGtattaccaaaaaaaggaaGGGTATGTGTATATTACACGCAATTTGTTGAGGCCAATATAGTTTTTAGTAATACACCTACCCAATCAATATATTTAGGGAAAAGGCTCGGCACACCGCCCGCATACCGCAAGCTAGCACCCATTGTGtatatctctcttttccctccttTGAAAAGACCCCCATGCCCCTCTTGTATGATGCCATGTTTGCACCCTCAATATTGGTGCTGCCTGCTATCTTATCGCATGTGGGTgatgtgcctatccctctcccatatATTTATTATAGAAAGTTAAAATTGCATTTTACATTAAGAACTAAGGCTTTTCGGTTGATCGAATGAGCTCTTTGGACTTTGCTCGCAATGGGGCTTCCTTTGTCAAAGCCATGTATCATCTGACATCAAACTTGGATTTGGACAATTGTCAAATAAGGGCATCAACATGAGTTTTTAATCAATAGCTAGGAGAGGATATGGAATATTCAAATGTTCCCCTAAATGTGAAATTGCATTGCAATAAGAGGAGCCTGCATGACCCTTCCAATTCCTCTCGGGGATGCAAATTAACCCCTTTGATGCAGTGAGTATGCTCCATATTAGTCGGGTAGTGTGTAGTTGTTGAGTTGATGATCTTAGAAGGACCTTTCCACCCTAAAGCTCAAGCTTTTGAATTGAACACCGTCACAATGATACCCAAATGTGGTGGAATTGCTTGTAAATGTTCTAGTCTTGTGTCGCTTTGCCTGGGCAATCATTTCAAATCCGCTTTAGCATTGAGAGTGAACAATACTTAAAATGTCGAATCCTCAACAATGTATTAATTAACTCTTGGAAATGCTTTGATACCTCTTGAAAATAGGGAGCTAGAGAGTCATCTTTTATGGCTTCATTAATCATGTTGGGAATAATTCCAAAATGGAAAACTCTGGGACCTTGGATGCCCTCATATATAAGTTGAGCCTCTCCACCTAATAGTTTAAGATTTCAGGTTGGACACTTCAATAAATCGTTTGTTCCATATGAAAAGCCTGAAATTACTTGATATAGCAAGAAAGGCCACGTACAAATAGACAAAATCCTCTCAGAACAATAATTCCATCCCCTATCTCCTTTGGTAACAAGGTTATTACCACATCTTGGTCCCCTCCACCTCCAAGAGCATAAAAAAAGGacatacctagtgcacgaggctccc
This window encodes:
- the LOC122652970 gene encoding alpha-1,3-arabinosyltransferase XAT2-like; the encoded protein is MALQVEDFPVEVLNKGGKTAYDTIFAKSFSQYEQKKFGYGALIGCFIITFSFFTILKPQLSSLPILNLRHSMNTVLPMQVKEDRSNSQHQMTTTKMSVLKGIAERKVKQEIIKPICNLLDPRSDSCEVKGEIRIHGNSSTIFAVSSQINSLEGNGSWAIRPYARKGDNIAMSHVKELSVKTLGGEGVPHCTVNYSVPAIVFSIGGYAGNYFHDFTDVLIPLFVTSYQFNREVQFLITDLRSYWIDKYQTILKQLSRFDVIDIDKDHDTVRCFPHMILGLKASKEFSIDPSKSPNGYSMTDFGQFLKRAYSLKKATAIKISDHINRKPRLLIISRKKTRSLANEGEIDEMARSLGYEVVVEEARSDVSMFAPVVNSFDVLMGVHGAGLTNLVFLPANAIVIQIVPLGLDWLSMDDFGKPVLDLNLRYLEYKVKKEESSLIQQYPLDHAVFGDSDSIWKQGWLHFRSIYLDKQDVKLDVGRFRSTLLEALELLHH